One genomic window of Myxococcales bacterium includes the following:
- a CDS encoding VWA domain-containing protein, whose protein sequence is MNRVQLACGLVLMVAAACGSNSVGSDGPCEVNPPDPACSISCNGDDAACPTGFYCGTDGTCSADCTQGGGECGSGFTCDPRGHCVRDTSGDGGVDDDGNNCPSVTVTPMAQIPTVQLLIDRSGSMDSNFGGGLNRWQAVRAALTGPTGAVTALENRIYFGASTYSNDRQGACPDVVSTPTRAFGNRAAIDGLLAANLLTDTPTGESMRQIVDGFAANPPMMGSPPIILLATDGLPDTCADVDESPGAQTLTITETQRGFAMGIKTYILSVGNQVGAPHLQRVANAGAGLDPATGTAPYFTATDPAQLSMALQQIITGTLSCDFDLTGTVSDISQPGGQVTLGGMPLTFGSDWTFVDNNTIRLLGAACDTFKDGTATLSATFDCGVIVN, encoded by the coding sequence TGGTGCTGATGGTGGCGGCGGCGTGTGGGAGCAACTCGGTGGGGTCGGATGGCCCATGCGAGGTCAACCCGCCAGACCCCGCCTGCTCGATCTCCTGCAACGGCGACGACGCGGCGTGCCCGACGGGCTTCTACTGCGGCACCGACGGCACGTGCTCGGCCGACTGCACCCAGGGCGGCGGCGAGTGCGGCAGCGGCTTCACCTGCGACCCGCGCGGCCACTGCGTCCGCGACACCAGCGGCGACGGCGGCGTCGACGACGACGGCAACAACTGCCCGTCGGTCACGGTCACGCCGATGGCGCAGATCCCGACGGTCCAGCTGCTGATCGATCGCAGCGGCTCGATGGACTCCAACTTCGGCGGCGGCCTCAACCGCTGGCAGGCGGTGCGCGCGGCCTTGACCGGCCCGACCGGCGCGGTCACCGCCCTCGAGAACCGCATCTACTTCGGCGCCAGCACCTACTCCAACGATCGCCAGGGCGCGTGCCCCGACGTGGTCTCGACGCCGACCCGCGCGTTCGGCAACCGCGCCGCGATCGACGGCCTGCTCGCGGCCAACCTGCTCACCGACACGCCGACCGGCGAGTCGATGCGCCAGATCGTCGACGGCTTCGCCGCCAACCCGCCGATGATGGGCTCGCCGCCGATCATCCTGCTGGCGACCGACGGCCTGCCCGACACCTGCGCGGACGTCGACGAGAGCCCGGGCGCGCAGACGCTGACGATCACCGAGACCCAGCGCGGGTTCGCGATGGGCATCAAGACGTACATCCTGTCGGTCGGCAACCAGGTCGGCGCGCCGCACCTGCAGCGCGTCGCCAACGCCGGCGCCGGCCTCGACCCCGCCACCGGCACCGCGCCGTACTTCACCGCCACCGACCCGGCCCAGCTGTCGATGGCCCTGCAGCAGATCATCACCGGCACGCTGTCGTGCGACTTCGACCTCACCGGCACGGTCAGCGACATCAGCCAGCCGGGCGGCCAGGTCACCCTCGGCGGCATGCCGCTGACGTTCGGCAGCGACTGGACGTTCGTCGACAACAACACGATCCGCCTGCTCGGCGCCGCGTGCGACACGTTCAAGGACGGCACCGCGACCTTGTCGGCGACGTTCGACTGCGGCGTCATCGTCAACTGA